AGAATATTCATGGTCGAAACAACGACTTCCTTCGCTAAGAAACCTGTGAATAATGCAGATACCGCTTGCCATGAAGCAAAGCCGAGCGGTGCAAAGACAGGCGCAAATACTCCACTGACGATCGCCATGAAGCTTTCGTCAATCGGCACACCCGCTCCATTCGGTCCTAAATAGGAAAAGAGCCAGATAAATACCGTTCCCCCAAAGATAAAGGTACCCGCTTTACGTACAAACCCTTTTCCCTTATCCCACGTACTCCTTATTAAATGTAAAGGTTGCGGGACATTATATGGAGGAAGCTCCATAACAAAGTATGATTTCTCATTTTTTAAAAAGAAAGAAAAGACCTTGGCTACCAAAATGGCTACAACGATCCCTAACACGTAGAGGGATAACACGATAATGGCTTGATGCTCACTAAAGAATGCTGCAACAAACAGAGCATACACAGACAATCTTGCCGAACAAGACATAAATGGTGAAATAAGGATGGTCAGAAGTCTCTCTTTAGGCTGCTCAATCGTACGCGCTGCCATGATGGAAGGTACGTTGCATCCAAATCCAATAATCAGTGGAATGAATGCTTTCCCATTTAGTCCTATGAATTCCATCAGTCTGTCCATCACCACAGCGACACGGGCCATATACCCAGAGTCCTCCAATAAAGAAATAAAGAAGAACAGGATAAAGATTTGCGGAACGAACACAAGGACTCCACCAACACCGGCGATGATTCCCTCCAGGATGACAGCCTTGATGAATGGCAAGGCATTCACTTGATCCAGTAGATATCGGGCACCGGCTGTCAACGGCCCGGCAAAAAAGGAATCAAGGGCATCTGAGATCGGTGTTCCCAGCCAACCGAATGTCAATTGAAAGACGACAAGTAAGACTAATAGAAAGAATGGGATTCCAAATATCGGGTGTGTAGCAATATGATCGAGCCAGGCAGTCAGTGGAAGACTCTCTTGCTTTTTTTCTTCTTTTGTTACTTGAACGACGATTTTTTGAATAAACGACTTCCGGGTGGCATAAAGAGATTCCTCCAGGGAATGTCCAGCCTCTTTTAAAAGAATGGCTTCAGTCTCCTCTTTCACCGCCTCCATACCGGGATACGATTCGTTCAACGTCTGCTGAACCAGCTCATTCCCGATAAGATACTGAATCGCCACCCAGCGTTTCTTCGGATCTCCTTCTTTTCCCATTAAATTGAGAAGCTTCGAAATGGCTGCTTCCACCACAGGACCATAATCAAGGGTAAATAGAGAAGCCGGTTCAAGGGGCCGTTCCCGGAAGAGCTGAATGATTTCATCGCAGCCTTTGCCTTTTCGGGCGATGGCAGAATAACTCTTCACCCCTAAAAGCTCTCCCAGAAGCTGCACATCCACCTTGATCCCACGCTTTTCCGCGAGGTCCATCATATTAAGGACAATCGCAGTCGGAAGATTCGTCTCCAGTAATTCGATTGTTAAATACAAACTGCGTTCCAGCTGATTGGCATTCACGATATTAAGGATTTGCCCGGCTTCTTCCTGCAATAGTGCCATCGATGCCACCCGTTCATCATGAGACAGGGGGTTGAGTGAATATACACCGGGTAAGTCAATTAACGATTGAACAGAATCCTTGATCCGACCAACCTTTTTCTCTACCGTCACTCCACTCCAGTTGCCGACATATTCATAGGAGCCGGTAATCTGATTAAACAAGGATGTTTTACCGGTGTTCGGATTTCCCAAGAGTGCCGTTTCCATTATATCCGTGCTCCTTTGATGCAATTTGTATCTTTTCTCCGGATCCCCACACGCTGACCTGAGCATTCCAACAGACACGGGCCGCCAAACAGGCAATAACGGATGACCTTGACCTCACTGCCCTCACACACTCCCATATCCTTTAATCGACGCTTAACAAATGGGTGAAGCTCTGTTAAGTCTACTATTTGAAACGATTCATTCCTTTGGATCTGACTTAGGTTCATGGTGTATCACCTCATATATTTAAATCGATACTGATATTCATTATCATTTATAATTCAATTTTAATAGAATACAGCCAATTCGTAAAGGTAAGAATGAATCGCTTCCAATTTAAAGGGGATCGGAGGGGGATTATAGAAGAGTATGATAGAGAAAGTTGAATGGTTGAGAGGAGAATGAGATGTGAAAGAAGTTGTTCGTGCAATACAGGATGACTACCCCGATGATTTTTCGTGGTGTTACGGGTGTGGCCGACTAAATAAAGAGGGGCATCATTTCCGCACGGGAGTTGAAGGGGATCAAACCGTCACCATTTATACTCCAAAGCTGGAACACACTGCTTTACCGGGCTTTGTGTATGGCGGATTGATTGCATCTTTAATCGATTGTCACGGCACCGGTTCAGCGGCAATCGCCCTTCACCGGAAAAATGGGGGGGAGATCGGGGACGGTCAGGAACCTCCCCGCTTCGTGACGGCTTCCTTACAAGTTGATTTCATGAAACCGACTCCACACAATATTCCATTAAAAGCAGTAGGAACGGTTCACGAGGTTCATCCTAAGAAGTTCAGAGTGGAAACAGAAGTGTTTGCAGAGGGGAGTCTATGTGCACGGGGAGAAGTAGTAGCGGTAGTGATGCCAAAAACATTCGTCAAATAAAAAGCAGTCAAGACCCGGGTAACCTTCACCTGGATCTTGACTGCTTTACCAATCGGCTATTACTGATGATTATAATATCCACATTTGAATCACCGTAAGTCCCACTACCCCCGGAATACCCAATATCCCTGAAATAGATGAGGTGGCGACGTTAATCGGAACATGAATTCCGTACTGACTACCAAAAGCGTTCAGGAAAAATAAAAATAGTGCTCCGATCATGACCTTCATGGCGACTTGTCCAACAAACCGAAGTGGCTTGATGGGCGTCCCCGTCGCTAACAGCAGTACAATCAGTCCGCTGATCACCGCTATGACGATAACTGGGCTCATACCCTTCTCTCCTCTCAACAAAGAACATATATAGTCTCTTATTGAAAGGATATGATGGTTGTCTACCTTTTTATGACGATCTTTCTATGTTTCGCTTCCCTAAAAAGAAAAAAATATTTGGCTTCTGCAATTTTCGAATGACAGTGGATGTTCAGATTATAATCCACACTCATCTCTTCTATGGAACGCTGCTGATTCCACTGATCCTTTGTTTCGTCTAAAACGTGAAGTAAGGATTGGTCATACTCTTTTTTCAGCTTTCCTTTTTTCCTGAAAAACATAGGTATCCTCTCCTTCGTTAAACGTCTCTTCTTCCTTCCAGGGCCTTCGATAACGTTACTTCGTCTGCGTACTCCAAGTCTCCGCCTACAGGAAGTCCGTGGGCGATCCTTGTGATCCTAATACCCGATGGTTTGACGAGTCGGGAGATGTACATGGCTGTCGCTTCCCCTTCGATATTGGGGTTGGTTGCCAGGATGACTTCCTGGACTTCATCACTTTGAAGACGTTTGATGAGGTCAGGTACATTAATGTCTTCAGGTCCGATCCCATCCATTGGGGAGATCGCTCCATGAAGCACATGATATTGTCCGTTATATTCTTTCATCTTCTCCATAGCGATGACATCCTTGGGATCCTGTACGACACAGATGATGCTGCGATCACGCCTTTGATCCTCACAGATATAACAGGGATCTTGATCCGTTATGTGGCCGCAGACGGAGCAGTAACTCAAGTTACGTTTTGCATTGACCAGCGCTTTCGCAAAGTCCAATACGGTATCCTCTTTCATACTAAGAACAAAAAAAGCCAGGCGGGCCGCAGTTTTCGGCCCGATTCCCGGCAGTTTCATAAAGCTGTCGATCAGCTTTGATATAGGCTCAGGATAATGCATATGTTTGCCTCCTAGAACATTCCCGGTAGATTCATTCCTTTAGTGAACTGACCCATGGTTGAGTTCGTTAGTTCGTCCGCTTTCTTCAGTGCATCGTTCGTTGCTGCAAGAACTAAGTCTTGTAACATTTCTACATCATCCGGATCAACCGCTTCTTCGTTGATTTTCACGTCAATGACTTGTTTGTGGCCGGACACAATAACTGTTACCATACCGCCGCCTGCTGTTCCTTCGATTTGCTTTTCACCCAGTTCTTCCTGAGCTTCCGCCATCTTCTTTTGCATTTTTTGCATCTGTTTCATCATGTTTTGCATATTTCCATTTCCACGCATCATCATCATTACCTCCAGTTTATTATTGAAAATATTAATCGTTAAGTTCTATTAAATCCATACCGACCAGCTTTTCAGCTTCCGTTAAGAGAGAATCTTCCTCTTGATCCCCGCTGGATGAATCCCCGTCCTCTGTTTTCGAATTCCGGATGAAGTCTTCCCTTATGGACATCCACTGATCCTCGGGAATTCCAATAGCCGCATAGCTATTTCCCGTTAATTCTTCCAAGATGGAAGCAATCGCGGAAGTAAAAGCTTGATTCTCCATTGCCATCTGACAATGGATGTCATATTTGAATTTTAACACAAATGAGCCGTTTGTTGCTGCTACAGGTTCAGCATCATTTAATAATGCAGACTGCGAACGCATCTGACGCTGATTAAGGGTTTCCACCATGTCTCCCCAACGGCTCTTGATCAGATTCAGATCTTCTTTCGTGGCCGTTCGGAGCACTTCCTGAATCTTACCGGTAGGGGCACGGAATCCTTTCTTCGCCCTGATCGGTTTTTTCGCAGCTTGTGCAGCGGGCTCCGCTTGGACCTTGACTCCATTTGCCTTCAGCTGTTCGACCTCTTTTTCAAGAAGGTTGATCTTTTTCATCAAGTCATTTACTTCCGGTGAAGAAGCCGATACGGGCGCTTCCATCTGACAAAGCTTCACAATGGAAACCTCCAGATAAATCCGGGCATGGTTCGTAAATTTCATTTCCTGACCGGCCTGATTCAGTACGTCAATGTACTGATAGATCTGTCCAGGCTGGGTACGCTCTGCCAATTCTTTAAAATCATCGTCGAGCATGACCCGTTCCAGTGATTCCTCCAGGTTCGGTGCGGTCTGGTATAACAGCATGTCCCGGAAATAAAGGATGAAGTCCTCTGCGAACCTCGCCGGATCCTTCCCTTGAAACAAGAGCTCTTCCAATGCCCCTAAACCAGTTGTAACATCTCGTTCCAGAATGGCCTTTGCCAGGGTATTCAAGTAACCTTGAGACACGGCTCCCGTTACCGTCAGGGCATCGTCGACCGTGACCCGGTCCTGACTGAAGGAGATCGCCTGATCGAGAAGGCTGAGAGCATCCCGCATCCCGCCCTCGGCAGCCCTTGCGATGATCGTCAAGGCATTTTCTTCAAAATTCACGCCGGATTCTGTGGCAATATGACTCATTCTTCCCACGATATCCATGGCGGTGATCCGTTTGAAGTCAAATCGCTGACAGCGCGAAATGATGGTCAGGGGAATCTTATGGGGTTCGGTCGTCGCCAGGATGAATATGACATGCTTAGGCGGCTCCTCCAATGTTTTCAGAAGCGCATTGAATGCCCCGATGGACAGCATATGAACTTCATCGATGATGTAGACTTTATACTCGACAACGTTTGGAGAATATTTGACTTTATCCCGGATGTCCCGGATCTCCTCCACCCCGTTATTGGAGGCGGCATCGATTTCAATGACATCAGGGATCGAACCGTCCGTGATCCCTATACATGCATCGCACTCATTACAAGGTTCCACTACAGGTGAACGCTCACAGTTAACGGCTTTTGCCAGGATCTTCGCTGCACTCGTCTTCCCTGTCCCTCTTGGTCCCGAGAATAAATAGGCATGGGAAATCTTTTGATGAAGGAGGGCATTTTGCAACGTTTTCGTTACATGCTGCTGTCCCACTACATCAATAAATGACTGAGGACGCCACACACGATATAAAGCTTGATATGCCAAAATACTCCCCCCTCTTTTTATGTACTATAGTGTCTCTATTATAACGTAATGTAAATCCCTTTTACAAAGAAAACCGGAGATCATTTTAAACCTTTGCACAAACAAAAAACTCACCCGGAAATGGATGAGTTGTTGTATATAAGTTAAACTGCCGTGCACCTTTCGTCGACAAGCATCCATAGGCGTTACTCAAGCAGTTAGCTCGGCCCAGGCAACCCTGCGGCACATGGGAGCTTCCACTTAATGCTGCTTCCTTCCGGACCTGACATGGTTCATGGATTCCCATTGCGCAGGACCCAGGCGTCAACACCACTTACTTGAGGCAGGCCCTACAGAGTGCGAGCCTCGGAAAGGAATTCGGTCTCGCTAGAGCGGATTGCGAGTACAGGGCACCGCTACCTCCCCACCTAGCACGGCAAAATTGATACCATATTTAGTTGCGTCATTAGTGCGACGCAAAATTAAGTATACTAGGATTTACGGTAAAAAGCAATGATGGAATGCTGTAAGTTATTTACAGACTATCCATCCTCTTTTTCTTCTCACTTTTCTTCCGATCCCTTAACCCTTTAAAAAATCGGGAAAGGATTCCACCACACTCTTCTGACAACACTCCAGGCAATACTTCACACTGGTGATTAAACCGATCATCCTCAAGTAGATTCATCAGCGTCCCGGCACAACCCGCTTTCGGATCCTTTGCCCCATAAACGACTTTCTCGATTCGTGATAGGATGATGGCACCGCTGCACATGGGACATGGTTCAAGGGTGACATAAAGCTCCGCTCCTTCAAGACGCCAAGTGCCAAGCTTCTCACACGCCTCTTGGATCGCCAATGTTTCGGCATGGGTGATGGCGTTTTGGCTGGTTTCCCTCAGATTATGGGCCCGGGCGATGATCTCGTCATCCATCACAATCACGGCGCCAATCGGAACTTCCTGGATGGCGCCGGCTTTCTCTGCTTCTATCAGTGCTTCTTTCATAAACTGTTCTTCTCTTATACCCATTGTGTACTCCTGTAAATTTATTTCTCAATCCTTTATAAAATATCCCGATTCACACCAAACTATAGTGGAAAGGGGCTTTCACATGATACCTAACGATACTGCTCTTCTGGTCATCGATATTATGAATCCATTTGACTTCAAACACGGGGAAACGTTGGCGCAACACACCTCAAAGATTGTCGATCCCATTAACTCCCTGCGTCGCTATTGCATGAAACATCAGCTTCCTACCATCTATATTAACGACCATTACGAGCTTTGGAAAGCAGATTACAAAGAGATCTATAAGAAATGTCATAATAAGACGAGCGACCCGATCATGACTCCTCTCCAACCGATGGAAGACGATTACTTTCTTATTAAGCCGAAGCATTCTGCCTTTTATGGTACGGCATTAAACACGCTTCTTCACCACTTATCTGTCAAGAACCTGATCATCACAGGGATTGCCGGTAATATATGTGTACTCTTCACAGCCAATGATGCCTATATGAGAGAGTTTAACCTGATGGTGCCCGGCGACGCCATCGCTTCTGTAAGTGAAGAAGATAATCACTACGCTTTGACGATGATGAAAAATGTCTTAAAAGCAAAGATTGATCCTACCGGCGGGATTTTATAAAATTTCCGGCAGAAAACATATTCAAACCTCCCTTCTCATACGCTGATTATAGTGAATGAATTAGAGGAGGGTTTGTTTATGCAGATACATGTTGTCCAGCCGAACCAATCTTTATTTGGTATCGCTCAAGCGTATGGATCAACAGTTAATGATATAGTGGACGCCAATCAATTGCCGAACCCCAATAATTTAGTGATCGGCCAATCACTGGTCATCCCGATAATAGGAAGTTTTTATTTTGTTCAACCCGGGGATAGCCTTTGGGGCATCAGTCAAAAGACGGGCGTCCCTTACCAGGAACTTGCAAGGGTGAACGGGATTTCTCCTAATCAGCCTCTACAGGTGGGGACTCGTTTATACATCCCACAGAAGCCCAAGGTGAAAGCGGAGTTTAATGGCTATGTTGAGCCATACGGTAAGGAAGTGGCCCCGAATCTTGAACAAAGCGCCAAGGAAGCTGCCCCCTACCTCACGTATCTCGCTCCATTCAGTTTTCAGGCGAAGCGGGATGGCACTTTGAAAGAACCTCCCCTCGGAAACCTCATTCAAACCGGGAAAGACAATAATAATGTCATGATGATGGCCATCACCAACCAGGAGGAAGGGACATTCAGTGATGAACTGGGCAGAATTCTATTAACCGACCAGAACATCCAGAATAAGTTCCTCGATAATGTTGTCCAAACCGCTAAGAAATATGGGTTCAGGGATATTCACTTCGACTTTGAGTACTTACGTCCACAGGACAAAGAAGCCTACAACCAATTTCTACGAAAGGCGAAGGCACGCTTCAATCAGGAAGGGTGGCTGCTCTCAACCGCCCTTGCTCCAAAGACCAGCGCGGATCAAAAAGGGAAATGGTATGAAGCACATGATTATAAAGCCCATGGTGAAATTGTCGACTTCGTAGTGATCATGACGTATGAGTGGGGTTACAGCGGCGGCCCCGCCATGGCCGTATCCCCTATCGGACCGGTGAGGGATGTTCTTGAGTATGCTGTTTCCGAAATGCCTCCATCCAAGATTCTTATGGGGCAGAATTTATATGGTTATGACTGGACACTCCCCTTCGTTCAGGGAAGTACAGCGAAAGCCATCAGTCCTCAACAGGCAATCCAGATAGCGGCTGATAACAATGTCAAAATCGAGTATGATCAAAAAGCGCAGGCACCATTCTTCAAGTACCGTGATGCAGGCACCGGAAAAGATCATGAAGTTTGGTTTGAAGATGCACGAAGCATCCAGGCCAAATTCGACCTTATGAAAGAATTGAAATTGAGGGGGATGAGCTATTGGAAGCTCGGCCTCTCTTTCCCTCAAAACTGGCTGTTAATTTCCGACAATTTCAACGTTGTAAAAAGATAATTAATAGAAGCTGATGGATGGGTAAATCTATAAACACCTATTCATCAGCTTTTTATGTGCGTCTTCATAAAATTCCCTTACAGGAAGCCGATATAATGAAGGTGATATGTTTTCTCTATACAGGAAATATCCTGAACAAACCATCCATATATTGTGTTACAATAATTCCTGTCGTAATTTTTCACACTATATTCGAGAGTAATATGAGGAGGACAATTAATGGGGCGCATTCCTTTCATTACCGTTGAAGGCCCGATTGGAATAGGAAAAACCTCTCTTGCAAAAGCGATTTCCGATCATTTTCAATTTCACCTGCTTAAAGAAATCGTAGATGAAAACCCATTCTTAGATAAGTTTTATGATGACATTGAAGAGTGGAGCTTTCAAACAGAGATGTTTTTCTTATGCAATCGATATAAACAATTAGAAGATATCGAGAAACACTACTTATCTCAGAACAAATCTGTCGTTGCAGATTATCATATTCTTAAAAACATCATCTTCGCAAAACGCACATTGAAGGATGAACAACAATTCAAGAAATACCTCAACATCTATGACATTCTGACTTCAGACATGCCGAGACCCAATGTGGTCATTTACTTGAACGCAAGCTTGGATACGCTACTTAAGCGAATCGAAAAAAGAGGAAGGGATTTTGAAAAGAAAATCAGCCCTCTGTATTTAAAGCAGCTATCCCTTGATTATGAGGAATATATGAATACATTCGAGGAAACACACCCGGATATCCCTGTTCTTCGCTTTAATGGCGACCACGTAGACTTTGTTCAAAACAAAGAGGATCTGGATCATATTCTTACTCAATTAGAAACTACACTAAAAAAAGGAGTTCACTATCATGAACCTTCGCACTAAATACGGGATCCCGAACAATGCGGTGATTACCATTGCCGGAACGGTCGGTGTCGGGAAATCCACGATGACAAACGGATTAGCCAACGCTTTGGGCTTCCGGACGTCATTTGAAAAAGTGGATACCAATCCATATCTTGATAAATTTTATCAGGACTTTAAAAGCTGGAGCTTCCACCTTCAAGTCTACTTCCTGGCTGAACGCTTTAAAGAACAGAAGAAAATCTTTGAATACGGCGGCGGTTTCATTCAAGACCGCTCGATCTACGAGGATACAGGCATATTCGCACGCATGCATTATGAAAAAGGGAATATGAGTGAAATCGACTATGAAACCTATACAAGCCTATTCGATGCCATGGTCATGACGCCATACTTCCCTCACCCTGATCTGTTGATTTACCTTGAAGGATCCATTGATCATATTGTGGACCGTATCCGTGAGCGGGGTCGCCCGATGGAACAGCAAACGCCTGTTGCCTACTGGGAGGAAATGCACGAACGCTACGAAAACTGGATCAATTCCTTTAACGCCTGTCCCGTCTTAAGACTCGACATCAGCGAATACGATCTCGTCAACGACCAAAACTCCATCGAACCAATCGTTGAAAGAATCGGTTACTTCATAGAACAGACGAGAATGTTAAAA
The DNA window shown above is from Rossellomorea vietnamensis and carries:
- the feoB gene encoding ferrous iron transport protein B gives rise to the protein METALLGNPNTGKTSLFNQITGSYEYVGNWSGVTVEKKVGRIKDSVQSLIDLPGVYSLNPLSHDERVASMALLQEEAGQILNIVNANQLERSLYLTIELLETNLPTAIVLNMMDLAEKRGIKVDVQLLGELLGVKSYSAIARKGKGCDEIIQLFRERPLEPASLFTLDYGPVVEAAISKLLNLMGKEGDPKKRWVAIQYLIGNELVQQTLNESYPGMEAVKEETEAILLKEAGHSLEESLYATRKSFIQKIVVQVTKEEKKQESLPLTAWLDHIATHPIFGIPFFLLVLLVVFQLTFGWLGTPISDALDSFFAGPLTAGARYLLDQVNALPFIKAVILEGIIAGVGGVLVFVPQIFILFFFISLLEDSGYMARVAVVMDRLMEFIGLNGKAFIPLIIGFGCNVPSIMAARTIEQPKERLLTILISPFMSCSARLSVYALFVAAFFSEHQAIIVLSLYVLGIVVAILVAKVFSFFLKNEKSYFVMELPPYNVPQPLHLIRSTWDKGKGFVRKAGTFIFGGTVFIWLFSYLGPNGAGVPIDESFMAIVSGVFAPVFAPLGFASWQAVSALFTGFLAKEVVVSTMNILYHVPAGETLAHLLPQFYTPLAAYTFLVFILLYTPCLATVAIMKKETGSMKLTLLSIVYSFIVAYIVAFIVYRVGQFIF
- a CDS encoding FeoA family protein, which gives rise to MNLSQIQRNESFQIVDLTELHPFVKRRLKDMGVCEGSEVKVIRYCLFGGPCLLECSGQRVGIRRKDTNCIKGARI
- a CDS encoding PaaI family thioesterase; this translates as MKEVVRAIQDDYPDDFSWCYGCGRLNKEGHHFRTGVEGDQTVTIYTPKLEHTALPGFVYGGLIASLIDCHGTGSAAIALHRKNGGEIGDGQEPPRFVTASLQVDFMKPTPHNIPLKAVGTVHEVHPKKFRVETEVFAEGSLCARGEVVAVVMPKTFVK
- a CDS encoding pro-sigmaK processing inhibitor BofA family protein, with the protein product MSPVIVIAVISGLIVLLLATGTPIKPLRFVGQVAMKVMIGALFLFFLNAFGSQYGIHVPINVATSSISGILGIPGVVGLTVIQMWIL
- a CDS encoding YaaL family protein, encoding MFFRKKGKLKKEYDQSLLHVLDETKDQWNQQRSIEEMSVDYNLNIHCHSKIAEAKYFFLFREAKHRKIVIKR
- the recR gene encoding recombination mediator RecR, with the protein product MHYPEPISKLIDSFMKLPGIGPKTAARLAFFVLSMKEDTVLDFAKALVNAKRNLSYCSVCGHITDQDPCYICEDQRRDRSIICVVQDPKDVIAMEKMKEYNGQYHVLHGAISPMDGIGPEDINVPDLIKRLQSDEVQEVILATNPNIEGEATAMYISRLVKPSGIRITRIAHGLPVGGDLEYADEVTLSKALEGRRDV
- a CDS encoding YbaB/EbfC family nucleoid-associated protein produces the protein MMMRGNGNMQNMMKQMQKMQKKMAEAQEELGEKQIEGTAGGGMVTVIVSGHKQVIDVKINEEAVDPDDVEMLQDLVLAATNDALKKADELTNSTMGQFTKGMNLPGMF
- the dnaX gene encoding DNA polymerase III subunit gamma/tau, which encodes MAYQALYRVWRPQSFIDVVGQQHVTKTLQNALLHQKISHAYLFSGPRGTGKTSAAKILAKAVNCERSPVVEPCNECDACIGITDGSIPDVIEIDAASNNGVEEIRDIRDKVKYSPNVVEYKVYIIDEVHMLSIGAFNALLKTLEEPPKHVIFILATTEPHKIPLTIISRCQRFDFKRITAMDIVGRMSHIATESGVNFEENALTIIARAAEGGMRDALSLLDQAISFSQDRVTVDDALTVTGAVSQGYLNTLAKAILERDVTTGLGALEELLFQGKDPARFAEDFILYFRDMLLYQTAPNLEESLERVMLDDDFKELAERTQPGQIYQYIDVLNQAGQEMKFTNHARIYLEVSIVKLCQMEAPVSASSPEVNDLMKKINLLEKEVEQLKANGVKVQAEPAAQAAKKPIRAKKGFRAPTGKIQEVLRTATKEDLNLIKSRWGDMVETLNQRQMRSQSALLNDAEPVAATNGSFVLKFKYDIHCQMAMENQAFTSAIASILEELTGNSYAAIGIPEDQWMSIREDFIRNSKTEDGDSSSGDQEEDSLLTEAEKLVGMDLIELND
- the tadA gene encoding tRNA adenosine(34) deaminase TadA, which translates into the protein MGIREEQFMKEALIEAEKAGAIQEVPIGAVIVMDDEIIARAHNLRETSQNAITHAETLAIQEACEKLGTWRLEGAELYVTLEPCPMCSGAIILSRIEKVVYGAKDPKAGCAGTLMNLLEDDRFNHQCEVLPGVLSEECGGILSRFFKGLRDRKKSEKKKRMDSL
- a CDS encoding isochorismatase family cysteine hydrolase, producing the protein MIPNDTALLVIDIMNPFDFKHGETLAQHTSKIVDPINSLRRYCMKHQLPTIYINDHYELWKADYKEIYKKCHNKTSDPIMTPLQPMEDDYFLIKPKHSAFYGTALNTLLHHLSVKNLIITGIAGNICVLFTANDAYMREFNLMVPGDAIASVSEEDNHYALTMMKNVLKAKIDPTGGIL
- a CDS encoding glycoside hydrolase family 18 protein, with protein sequence MQIHVVQPNQSLFGIAQAYGSTVNDIVDANQLPNPNNLVIGQSLVIPIIGSFYFVQPGDSLWGISQKTGVPYQELARVNGISPNQPLQVGTRLYIPQKPKVKAEFNGYVEPYGKEVAPNLEQSAKEAAPYLTYLAPFSFQAKRDGTLKEPPLGNLIQTGKDNNNVMMMAITNQEEGTFSDELGRILLTDQNIQNKFLDNVVQTAKKYGFRDIHFDFEYLRPQDKEAYNQFLRKAKARFNQEGWLLSTALAPKTSADQKGKWYEAHDYKAHGEIVDFVVIMTYEWGYSGGPAMAVSPIGPVRDVLEYAVSEMPPSKILMGQNLYGYDWTLPFVQGSTAKAISPQQAIQIAADNNVKIEYDQKAQAPFFKYRDAGTGKDHEVWFEDARSIQAKFDLMKELKLRGMSYWKLGLSFPQNWLLISDNFNVVKR
- a CDS encoding deoxynucleoside kinase gives rise to the protein MGRIPFITVEGPIGIGKTSLAKAISDHFQFHLLKEIVDENPFLDKFYDDIEEWSFQTEMFFLCNRYKQLEDIEKHYLSQNKSVVADYHILKNIIFAKRTLKDEQQFKKYLNIYDILTSDMPRPNVVIYLNASLDTLLKRIEKRGRDFEKKISPLYLKQLSLDYEEYMNTFEETHPDIPVLRFNGDHVDFVQNKEDLDHILTQLETTLKKGVHYHEPSH
- a CDS encoding deoxynucleoside kinase, whose amino-acid sequence is MNLRTKYGIPNNAVITIAGTVGVGKSTMTNGLANALGFRTSFEKVDTNPYLDKFYQDFKSWSFHLQVYFLAERFKEQKKIFEYGGGFIQDRSIYEDTGIFARMHYEKGNMSEIDYETYTSLFDAMVMTPYFPHPDLLIYLEGSIDHIVDRIRERGRPMEQQTPVAYWEEMHERYENWINSFNACPVLRLDISEYDLVNDQNSIEPIVERIGYFIEQTRMLKS